From the genome of Streptomyces sp. NBC_01317, one region includes:
- the arsB gene encoding ACR3 family arsenite efflux transporter, with product MSGAGQEAPERPEENVAGRLSLPDRYLAVWILTAMAAGLGLGRLVPGLGDALAEVTMTGVSLPIALGLLVMMYPVLAKVRYDRLDTVTRDRRLLLSSLLLNWIVGPALMFSLAWLFLPDLPAYRTGLIIVGLARCIAMVIIWNDLAGGHREAAAVLVALNSVFQVIAFSALGWFYLSYLPGRLGLEQTGLDVSIQEITRSVAIFLGIPLAAGYLTRRIGERAKGRAWYESALLPRIGPFALYGLLFTVVVLFALQGDAITSQPLDVVRIALPLLVYFAVMWTGSMLLGRAVGLDHPRATTLAFTAAGNNFELAIAVAVATFGASSGQALAGVVGPLIEVPVLIGLVYVALRARRYFTPAQPPTPQEDPAHA from the coding sequence GTGAGCGGTGCCGGACAGGAAGCACCGGAACGGCCGGAAGAGAACGTGGCCGGCCGTCTGTCCCTTCCCGACCGCTACCTCGCCGTCTGGATCCTCACCGCGATGGCCGCCGGCCTCGGCCTCGGCCGCCTCGTCCCGGGCCTGGGCGACGCTCTCGCCGAGGTGACCATGACCGGGGTGTCCCTTCCGATCGCCCTGGGCCTGCTGGTGATGATGTATCCGGTGCTGGCCAAGGTCCGCTACGACCGCCTCGACACCGTCACCCGCGACCGCCGCCTGCTGCTGTCGTCCCTGCTGCTGAACTGGATCGTCGGCCCGGCGCTCATGTTCTCCCTGGCGTGGCTGTTCCTGCCGGACCTGCCCGCGTACCGCACGGGCCTGATCATCGTCGGACTGGCCCGCTGTATCGCCATGGTCATCATCTGGAACGACCTCGCCGGCGGACACCGCGAAGCCGCCGCCGTTCTGGTCGCCCTGAACTCGGTCTTCCAGGTGATCGCGTTCTCCGCGCTCGGCTGGTTCTATCTCTCCTACCTGCCGGGCCGGTTGGGGCTGGAACAGACGGGCCTCGACGTGTCGATCCAGGAGATCACCCGCAGCGTGGCCATCTTCCTCGGGATCCCGCTCGCCGCCGGCTACCTCACGCGCCGTATCGGGGAGAGGGCCAAGGGCCGCGCCTGGTACGAGTCCGCCCTCCTCCCGCGCATCGGCCCCTTCGCCCTGTACGGGCTGCTGTTCACCGTCGTCGTCCTGTTCGCCCTGCAAGGAGACGCCATCACCTCGCAGCCCCTCGACGTCGTCCGCATCGCCCTGCCGCTGCTGGTCTACTTCGCGGTCATGTGGACCGGATCCATGCTCCTGGGCCGCGCCGTGGGCCTGGACCACCCGCGCGCCACCACCCTCGCCTTCACCGCGGCGGGCAACAACTTCGAACTGGCCATCGCCGTGGCCGTCGCGACCTTCGGCGCCTCCTCGGGCCAGGCGCTCGCCGGGGTGGTCGGCCCGCTCATCGAAGTGCCCGTCCTGATCGGTCTCGTGTACGTGGCCCTCCGCGCCCGCCGCTACTTCACCCCCGCCCAGCCGCCCACACCCCAGGAAGACCCCGCCCATGCCTGA
- a CDS encoding acyl-CoA thioesterase: MARHIYSCPLRWSDMDAFGHVNNVVFLRYLEEARIDFMFRLAPGDGSPSFSGGSVVARHEIDYKRPLVHRHEPVIIESWVTAITAASLTIAYEIKDAEGADEVYVKASTVVVPYNLEAGRPRRITDEEKSFLLHYLDDGANGAGSQRGNNKKDALAA; the protein is encoded by the coding sequence ATGGCCCGGCACATCTACAGCTGCCCCCTGCGCTGGTCGGACATGGACGCCTTCGGGCACGTCAACAATGTGGTCTTCCTCCGCTACCTGGAGGAGGCCCGCATCGACTTCATGTTCCGGCTGGCGCCCGGGGACGGCTCGCCGTCGTTCTCCGGCGGGTCCGTCGTGGCCCGGCACGAGATCGACTACAAGCGCCCGCTGGTCCACCGGCACGAGCCGGTGATCATCGAGTCCTGGGTGACGGCGATCACGGCCGCGTCGCTGACGATCGCGTACGAGATCAAGGACGCCGAGGGCGCGGACGAGGTGTACGTGAAGGCCTCGACGGTCGTGGTGCCGTACAACCTGGAGGCAGGGCGGCCCCGGCGCATCACCGACGAGGAGAAGTCCTTCCTCCTCCACTACCTGGACGACGGTGCGAACGGTGCCGGCTCCCAGCGCGGCAACAACAAAAAGGATGCTCTCGCGGCATGA
- a CDS encoding globin, translating to MKEIPRGTLQEQTFYEQVGGEQTFRRLVHRFYQGVAGDPELRAMYPEEDLGPAEERFTLFLMQYWGGPRTYSDHRGHPRLRMRHAPFAVNQAAHDAWLRHMRVAVDELGLSEEHRKQLWDYLTYAAASMVNTAG from the coding sequence GTGAAAGAGATTCCGCGCGGCACGCTTCAGGAGCAGACCTTCTACGAGCAGGTCGGCGGCGAGCAGACCTTCCGGCGCCTGGTCCACCGCTTCTACCAGGGGGTCGCCGGGGACCCCGAGCTGCGGGCGATGTACCCGGAGGAGGACCTCGGCCCCGCCGAGGAGCGCTTCACGCTGTTCCTGATGCAGTACTGGGGCGGCCCCCGCACCTACAGCGACCACCGAGGCCACCCCCGCCTGCGGATGCGGCACGCCCCCTTCGCGGTGAACCAGGCCGCGCACGACGCGTGGCTCCGGCACATGCGGGTGGCGGTCGACGAGCTGGGACTGTCCGAGGAGCACAGGAAACAGCTCTGGGACTACCTGACGTACGCGGCGGCGTCGATGGTGAACACGGCGGGCTGA
- a CDS encoding methyltransferase domain-containing protein has protein sequence MGAHRDQDVYRPDEAAAGEARAALVQEISLSGVLDDPAWRTAFAQVPRHLFVPYYFVGRPGGYDRLWYGDPDPRRRERWLRGAYADSAIATRVRDGELISSSSQPSLMARMLDELDVRDGNRVLEIGAGSGYNAALLSHRLGEENVTTVDLDPEITESARAHLATAGYRPAVVTGDGVRGCPERAPFDRIIATCTLPSVPSGWLAQCAPGARILAPLATGLIVLKAGEAGTAGRPDFAEGRFLRTAAFFVPLRGTPKGVPMAARPLGGLPKGVTDNDLFRFLLALTEGSLDPHEALSLWELEGRPARERYGVTVGGGRQWAWLDDPAGPYVWPLEPTGPAAAGLLSPGGP, from the coding sequence ATGGGCGCACACCGGGACCAGGACGTGTACAGACCGGACGAAGCGGCGGCCGGCGAGGCGCGGGCCGCGCTCGTGCAGGAGATCAGCCTGTCGGGGGTGCTGGACGATCCGGCCTGGCGTACGGCGTTCGCGCAGGTCCCGCGCCATCTCTTCGTCCCGTACTACTTCGTCGGGAGGCCCGGCGGCTACGACAGGCTCTGGTACGGGGACCCCGACCCCCGGCGGCGGGAGCGCTGGCTGCGCGGGGCGTACGCGGACAGCGCGATCGCGACGCGGGTACGGGACGGCGAGCTGATCTCGTCCAGCAGCCAGCCCTCCCTCATGGCCCGGATGCTGGACGAGCTGGACGTACGGGACGGCAACCGCGTCCTGGAGATCGGCGCGGGCAGCGGATACAACGCGGCGCTCCTCTCCCACCGGCTCGGCGAGGAGAACGTCACCACCGTCGACCTGGACCCGGAGATCACGGAGTCGGCCCGCGCCCACCTCGCGACGGCCGGCTACCGGCCCGCCGTCGTCACCGGGGACGGGGTGCGCGGCTGCCCGGAGCGCGCGCCGTTCGACCGGATCATCGCGACCTGCACCCTCCCGTCGGTGCCGAGCGGCTGGCTGGCGCAGTGCGCGCCCGGGGCCAGGATCCTCGCCCCGCTCGCCACCGGACTGATCGTCCTGAAGGCCGGGGAGGCGGGGACAGCGGGCAGGCCGGATTTCGCGGAGGGGCGGTTCCTCCGGACCGCGGCCTTCTTCGTACCGCTGCGGGGCACGCCCAAGGGGGTGCCCATGGCGGCACGGCCCCTCGGCGGACTGCCGAAAGGCGTCACCGACAACGACCTCTTCCGCTTCCTGCTCGCGCTGACCGAGGGCAGCCTCGACCCGCACGAGGCGCTCTCCCTCTGGGAGCTGGAGGGGCGCCCGGCTCGGGAGCGGTACGGCGTCACGGTCGGCGGCGGCCGCCAATGGGCGTGGCTGGACGACCCCGCGGGGCCGTACGTATGGCCGCTCGAACCGACGGGACCGGCCGCCGCCGGGCTGCTCAGCCCCGGCGGACCGTGA
- a CDS encoding ArsR/SmtB family transcription factor, with protein MSNQSDPELVVLGRSDEARACCPGAGLLAAPLGEDQAGELAKVFKALGDPVRLRLLSMIGSRAGGEVCVCDLTPAFDLSQPTISHHLKLLRQAGLIDCERRGTWVYYWLVPETTDRLATVLSRPGGAEAVS; from the coding sequence ATGTCGAATCAGTCGGATCCAGAGTTGGTGGTGCTCGGTCGGAGCGATGAGGCCAGGGCCTGCTGTCCGGGTGCGGGGCTGCTGGCCGCTCCTCTGGGCGAGGACCAGGCCGGGGAGCTGGCGAAGGTGTTCAAGGCGCTGGGCGATCCGGTCCGGCTGCGCCTGTTGTCGATGATCGGCTCGCGGGCGGGCGGTGAGGTCTGCGTGTGCGACCTGACCCCGGCCTTCGACCTGTCCCAGCCGACGATCTCGCACCACCTCAAGCTGCTGCGGCAGGCGGGGCTCATCGACTGTGAGCGTCGCGGCACGTGGGTCTACTACTGGCTGGTTCCGGAGACGACCGACCGGCTCGCGACCGTCCTGAGCCGGCCCGGCGGCGCGGAAGCGGTTTCGTGA
- a CDS encoding PP2C family protein-serine/threonine phosphatase — translation MAADPPVPPQPAHHPDAAHAPVPPAPYTSPAPLASPPQAAPPASRTNGPSATPPVPPQPAQHPAAAHPPVPPTPPGPPAPHASAGPPPPIAGPPQAAPPTAAAQAPPLQGNGAPLPPPAAGTVGTAPHAGDFELPAPHPPVRSDAPGGNGADGTDGTVGTSATPAGSPAGDPRTASPAPGAKLCVACRAGRVDLDGYCENCGHAQPRERDHMEQELGTVAAVSDRGLRHHRNEDAFAVSAAALPDASPAVVAIVCDGVSSATRPDEASAAAAASANESLLTALPRGTHPQQAMHEAIVAAAEAVNALAPEPGRASEHEPHRHQNAPACTIVGAVVASGLLVVGWIGDSRAYWVPDDRGGPPARLTEDDSWAAQMVAAGLMNEAEAYADERAHAITGWLGADAYELEPHTASFKPDRPGVVVVCTDGLWNYAEGADDMARVLPPDAAARPLHAARVLVGHALDGGGHDNVTVALVPFAVPGQGAGSAYEKAPVLP, via the coding sequence GTGGCCGCCGACCCGCCCGTACCCCCGCAGCCAGCCCATCACCCCGACGCCGCCCACGCGCCCGTACCGCCCGCTCCGTACACATCGCCCGCACCGCTCGCGAGCCCCCCGCAAGCCGCACCACCCGCGTCGCGCACGAACGGTCCGTCGGCCACGCCGCCCGTACCCCCGCAGCCCGCCCAACACCCGGCCGCCGCGCACCCGCCCGTACCACCCACACCACCCGGGCCGCCCGCTCCGCACGCATCGGCCGGCCCACCCCCACCCATCGCGGGCCCCCCGCAGGCCGCACCGCCCACAGCCGCCGCGCAGGCCCCGCCCCTGCAGGGAAACGGTGCGCCGCTGCCACCCCCGGCCGCCGGCACGGTCGGCACGGCCCCGCACGCGGGTGACTTCGAGCTGCCCGCGCCCCACCCGCCCGTACGGTCCGACGCTCCCGGCGGGAACGGCGCGGACGGCACGGACGGCACGGTCGGCACGAGCGCCACCCCCGCCGGGAGCCCCGCAGGAGACCCCCGTACCGCGTCCCCCGCGCCCGGCGCGAAGCTCTGTGTCGCCTGCCGGGCCGGCCGCGTGGACCTCGACGGCTACTGCGAGAACTGCGGCCACGCCCAGCCGCGCGAACGCGACCACATGGAGCAGGAGTTGGGCACGGTGGCAGCGGTCAGCGACCGCGGCCTGCGCCACCACCGCAACGAGGACGCGTTCGCCGTGTCCGCCGCGGCCCTCCCCGACGCCTCCCCCGCCGTCGTGGCGATCGTCTGCGACGGCGTGTCCTCCGCGACCCGCCCCGACGAGGCCTCGGCCGCCGCCGCGGCCTCCGCCAACGAGTCGTTGCTGACCGCCCTGCCGCGCGGCACGCACCCGCAGCAGGCGATGCACGAGGCGATCGTCGCCGCCGCCGAAGCGGTCAACGCGCTGGCCCCGGAGCCCGGCAGGGCGTCGGAGCACGAGCCGCACCGCCACCAGAACGCCCCCGCCTGCACCATCGTCGGCGCCGTTGTCGCGAGCGGACTGCTGGTCGTCGGCTGGATCGGCGACAGCAGGGCGTACTGGGTCCCCGACGACCGCGGCGGCCCCCCGGCCCGCCTCACCGAGGACGACTCGTGGGCCGCGCAGATGGTCGCGGCGGGCCTGATGAACGAGGCGGAGGCGTACGCGGACGAACGCGCCCACGCCATCACGGGATGGCTCGGCGCCGACGCGTACGAACTGGAGCCGCACACCGCGTCGTTCAAACCGGACCGCCCCGGCGTCGTGGTGGTCTGCACGGACGGGCTGTGGAACTACGCCGAGGGCGCCGACGACATGGCCAGGGTCCTGCCGCCCGACGCGGCGGCCCGCCCGCTGCACGCCGCGCGGGTCCTGGTCGGGCACGCGCTCGACGGAGGGGGCCACGACAACGTAACGGTGGCCCTGGTGCCGTTCGCCGTACCTGGGCAAGGGGCAGGATCCGCGTACGAAAAGGCCCCCGTCCTCCCCTGA
- a CDS encoding FHA domain-containing protein produces MPTCPNGHQSGSDDWCEVCGHRMTGQAPTGSVPQPPPPPPGYGFPPAPGPGPGPDATMQAQLCPQCRTPREPMAPFCEECRWNFLTNTATSYTPLAPQGGPVSRPTGPVPGVNPPPGFPSQGPPRPPDPYEYQSSRPSQLNRPAEPLAAEQGHQQGAPHAPQQGSPLGPPPSAFQRQAPPQQGSHPQGPHQGGPHQQGSHQQGPPPPPYQHQGPPLPPVFQQQSSAPPAPPQSRGTAEDDWMLPPPSAGQSPLPQHGPPSPQHGPPAAQYGPPVGWTAVVGPDREYFMAMMQRSGPEATGLNLPAYSPEQRLTLGGHQLTIGRRRHSTGESPDIDLSVPPEDPGVSHQHAILVRQPDDTWAVVDQNSTNGTTINGAEDPIQPYVPVPLSDGDRVHVGAWTTITVRRG; encoded by the coding sequence ATGCCGACATGCCCGAACGGACACCAGTCGGGATCCGACGACTGGTGCGAGGTCTGCGGCCATCGCATGACAGGCCAGGCGCCCACGGGCTCCGTGCCCCAGCCTCCTCCCCCGCCGCCGGGCTACGGCTTTCCGCCCGCCCCCGGCCCGGGCCCCGGACCCGACGCGACCATGCAGGCCCAGCTCTGCCCGCAGTGCCGCACCCCGCGCGAGCCGATGGCTCCGTTCTGCGAGGAGTGCCGGTGGAACTTCCTCACGAACACGGCCACGTCGTACACCCCGCTGGCTCCGCAGGGCGGTCCGGTCAGCCGGCCCACAGGGCCGGTCCCCGGCGTCAATCCGCCGCCGGGCTTCCCGTCCCAGGGACCGCCGAGGCCGCCGGACCCGTACGAGTACCAGAGCTCACGCCCCTCCCAGCTGAACCGGCCCGCGGAGCCGCTCGCGGCCGAACAGGGCCACCAGCAGGGCGCTCCCCACGCGCCGCAGCAGGGATCGCCGCTGGGCCCGCCGCCTTCGGCCTTCCAGCGGCAGGCGCCGCCGCAGCAGGGGTCGCACCCGCAGGGTCCGCACCAGGGCGGCCCTCACCAGCAGGGATCGCACCAGCAGGGTCCGCCCCCGCCGCCGTACCAGCACCAGGGCCCCCCGCTCCCGCCCGTCTTCCAGCAGCAGTCCTCGGCCCCGCCCGCGCCGCCGCAGTCGCGCGGGACCGCCGAGGACGACTGGATGCTCCCGCCGCCCTCGGCCGGCCAGTCGCCGCTGCCGCAGCACGGTCCGCCCTCCCCGCAGCACGGCCCGCCGGCCGCGCAGTACGGTCCGCCCGTCGGATGGACGGCCGTCGTCGGGCCCGACCGTGAGTACTTCATGGCGATGATGCAGCGCAGCGGCCCCGAGGCGACGGGCCTCAATCTGCCCGCGTACTCCCCCGAGCAGCGGCTCACGCTCGGCGGGCACCAGCTGACCATCGGCCGCCGCCGGCACTCCACCGGCGAGTCCCCCGACATCGACCTGTCCGTCCCGCCGGAGGACCCCGGGGTCTCGCACCAGCACGCGATCCTGGTCCGCCAGCCGGACGACACCTGGGCCGTCGTGGACCAGAACTCCACGAACGGCACCACGATCAACGGCGCCGAGGACCCGATCCAGCCCTACGTCCCCGTCCCCCTGTCGGACGGCGACCGGGTGCACGTCGGCGCCTGGACGACGATCACGGTCCGCCGGGGCTGA
- the ettA gene encoding energy-dependent translational throttle protein EttA, producing MAEYIYTMRKTRKAHGDKVILDDVTLSFLPGAKIGVVGPNGAGKSTVLKIMAGLEQPSNGDAFLSPGYTVGMLLQEPPLDETKTVLENVQQGAAEIMGKLHRFNEVAELMATDYSDALLDEMGKLQEDLDHANAWDLDTQLEQAMDALGCPPGDWPVTNLSGGERRRVALCKLLLEAPDLLLLDEPTNHLDAESVQWLEQHLAKYPGTVVAVTHDRYFLDNVAGWILELDRGRAIGYEGNYSTYLESKQARLKVEGQKDVKRAKRLKEELEWVRSNAKGRQVKSKARLARYEEMAAEADKMRKLDFDEIQIPPGPRLGNVVVEVEHLTKAFGDKVLIDDLSFTLPRMGIVGVIGPNGAGKTTLFKMIQGFEQPDSGSIKVGETVKISYVDQGRGNIDPKKSLWAVVSDELDYINVGQVEMPSRAYVSAFGFKGPDQQKPAGVLSGGERNRLNLALTLKQGGNLLLLDEPTNDLDVETLSSLENALLEFPGAAVVVSHDRWFLDRVATHILAYEGNSKWFWFEGNFDSYEKNKVERLGADAARPTRATYKKLTRG from the coding sequence TTGGCTGAGTACATCTACACGATGCGCAAGACGCGTAAGGCGCACGGCGACAAGGTCATCCTCGATGACGTGACGCTGAGCTTCCTGCCGGGCGCGAAGATCGGTGTGGTGGGTCCGAACGGCGCCGGAAAGTCCACCGTGCTGAAGATCATGGCGGGCCTGGAGCAGCCGTCCAACGGGGACGCCTTCCTCTCGCCCGGTTACACGGTCGGCATGCTCCTCCAGGAGCCGCCGCTCGACGAGACCAAGACGGTGCTGGAGAACGTCCAGCAGGGCGCGGCCGAGATCATGGGCAAGCTCCACCGCTTCAACGAGGTCGCCGAGTTGATGGCCACCGACTACTCCGACGCCCTGCTCGACGAGATGGGCAAGCTCCAGGAGGACCTCGACCACGCCAACGCGTGGGACCTGGACACCCAGCTCGAACAGGCCATGGACGCCCTGGGCTGCCCGCCCGGCGACTGGCCCGTCACCAACCTCTCCGGTGGTGAGCGCCGCCGCGTCGCGCTCTGCAAGCTGCTCCTCGAAGCGCCCGACCTGCTGCTCCTCGACGAGCCCACCAACCACCTGGACGCCGAGTCCGTGCAGTGGCTGGAGCAGCACCTCGCCAAGTACCCCGGCACCGTCGTCGCCGTCACTCACGACCGGTACTTCCTCGACAACGTCGCGGGCTGGATCCTGGAGCTCGACCGCGGCCGCGCCATCGGCTACGAGGGCAACTACTCCACGTACCTGGAGAGCAAGCAGGCCCGCCTCAAGGTCGAGGGCCAGAAGGACGTCAAGCGCGCCAAGCGGCTCAAGGAAGAGCTGGAGTGGGTCCGCTCCAACGCGAAGGGACGGCAGGTCAAGTCCAAGGCCCGGCTGGCCCGTTACGAGGAGATGGCCGCCGAGGCGGACAAGATGCGGAAGCTGGACTTCGACGAGATCCAGATCCCGCCGGGCCCGCGCCTCGGCAATGTGGTCGTCGAAGTCGAGCACCTCACCAAGGCGTTCGGCGACAAGGTGCTGATCGACGACCTCTCGTTCACGCTGCCCCGCATGGGCATCGTCGGCGTGATCGGCCCCAACGGCGCCGGCAAGACGACCCTGTTCAAGATGATCCAGGGCTTCGAGCAGCCCGACTCCGGCTCGATCAAGGTCGGCGAAACCGTCAAGATCAGTTACGTCGACCAGGGCCGCGGCAACATCGACCCCAAGAAGTCGCTGTGGGCCGTCGTCTCCGACGAGCTGGACTACATCAACGTCGGCCAGGTCGAGATGCCTTCGCGCGCGTACGTCTCCGCGTTCGGCTTCAAGGGCCCCGACCAGCAGAAGCCGGCCGGCGTCCTCTCCGGTGGTGAGCGCAACCGCCTGAACCTCGCGCTGACCCTCAAGCAGGGCGGCAACCTGCTGCTCCTCGACGAACCGACCAACGACCTCGACGTCGAGACACTCTCCTCGCTGGAGAACGCGCTCCTCGAATTCCCCGGCGCGGCCGTGGTCGTCAGTCACGATCGGTGGTTCCTCGACCGGGTCGCGACGCACATCCTCGCGTACGAGGGCAACTCCAAGTGGTTCTGGTTCGAGGGCAACTTCGACTCGTACGAGAAGAACAAGGTCGAGCGCCTCGGCGCGGACGCCGCCCGCCCCACCCGTGCCACCTACAAGAAGCTGACGCGAGGCTGA
- a CDS encoding vWA domain-containing protein, with protein MANFSKSNVPQFSVDVYQNEYLPEGGREVNAIVTVTSTGGGTSGRVPLLGASATPSAVPGNSPDAAVVIMVDCSGSMEYPPAKMRNARDATAAAVDTLRDGVAFAVVAGTHLAKEVYPGNGRLAVADARTREEAKHALRRLNAAGGTAISTWLRLADRLLNSAEVTIRHGILLTDGRNEHESSEALRSALDDCAGRFTCDARGVGTDWEVKEVTGIASALLGTSDIVADPAGLAADFTQMMTNAMGKEVADVSLRLWTPVGVEIAFVKQVAPRVEQLTDRRTEAGPRAGDYPTGSWGDESRDYHVCVRVPEAGIGREMLAARVSLIIPAPDGGSPEMLSQGLVRAVWTDDMEASTSINPQVAHYTGQAELAQVIQQGLDARKMGDLDGATAKLGRAVQLAAFSGNADTAKLLSKVVDVVDEASGTVRLKAKVAEADEMTLETRSTKTVRVKK; from the coding sequence ATGGCCAACTTCTCCAAGTCGAACGTGCCGCAATTCTCGGTCGACGTGTACCAGAACGAGTACCTGCCCGAGGGCGGCCGCGAGGTCAACGCCATCGTCACCGTCACCTCCACGGGCGGCGGCACCTCGGGCCGGGTCCCGCTGCTCGGCGCCTCGGCCACCCCCTCGGCCGTGCCCGGCAACAGCCCCGACGCAGCCGTGGTGATCATGGTCGACTGTTCGGGGTCGATGGAGTACCCGCCGGCGAAGATGCGCAACGCGCGCGACGCGACGGCCGCCGCCGTGGACACCCTGCGCGACGGGGTCGCCTTCGCGGTGGTCGCCGGTACGCACCTGGCGAAGGAGGTCTACCCGGGCAACGGCCGGCTGGCCGTCGCCGACGCGCGGACCAGGGAAGAGGCGAAGCACGCGCTGCGCCGGCTCAACGCGGCCGGCGGTACGGCGATCAGCACCTGGCTGCGGCTGGCCGACCGGCTGCTGAACTCCGCCGAGGTCACCATCCGCCACGGCATCCTCCTCACCGACGGCCGGAACGAACACGAGTCGTCCGAGGCCCTCAGGTCCGCGCTGGACGACTGCGCCGGCCGCTTCACCTGCGACGCCAGGGGCGTGGGGACGGACTGGGAGGTGAAGGAGGTCACCGGCATCGCGTCGGCACTGCTCGGCACCTCCGACATCGTCGCCGACCCCGCCGGACTGGCCGCGGACTTCACGCAGATGATGACAAACGCGATGGGCAAGGAGGTCGCGGACGTGTCGCTGCGCCTCTGGACGCCGGTCGGGGTGGAGATCGCGTTCGTCAAGCAGGTCGCGCCCCGGGTCGAGCAGCTCACGGACCGGCGTACGGAAGCGGGGCCCCGGGCCGGCGACTACCCGACCGGCTCGTGGGGCGACGAGTCCCGCGACTACCACGTGTGCGTACGGGTCCCGGAGGCCGGCATAGGCAGGGAGATGCTGGCCGCCCGCGTCTCCCTCATCATCCCGGCGCCGGACGGCGGCTCCCCCGAGATGCTGTCCCAGGGGTTGGTACGGGCGGTGTGGACGGACGACATGGAGGCCTCCACCTCCATCAACCCCCAAGTCGCCCACTACACCGGCCAGGCCGAGCTGGCCCAGGTCATCCAACAGGGCCTGGACGCACGGAAGATGGGCGATCTGGACGGCGCGACGGCGAAGCTGGGCCGCGCCGTACAGCTCGCCGCCTTCTCCGGGAACGCGGATACGGCGAAACTGCTTTCGAAGGTGGTGGACGTCGTCGACGAAGCGAGCGGTACTGTGCGACTGAAGGCGAAAGTCGCGGAAGCGGACGAGATGACCCTCGAAACCCGCTCCACCAAGACGGTTCGCGTCAAGAAGTAG